In Candidatus Dormiibacterota bacterium, one DNA window encodes the following:
- a CDS encoding AAA family ATPase yields MIAEEPRIDAARVTELAQSLETELARLIVGQQALLRDTVIALIANGHVLLEGVPGLGKTVLVRSLGEALSMSFSRVQFTPDLMPADIVGTNVIGDEAGRREFHYQAGPIFANLVLADEINRATPKTQSALLEAMQERTVTVGTQTRPLPSPFFVLATQNPIELEGTYPLPEAQLDRFFFKVLVPFPSERDLLEIARRTTGGSTPKLRPVADAETVLAAQRVAREVPIAEHVLLYAARLIGATHPDRTELDSVRRYVRWGASPRGLQTMVLGAKVRALLEGRYNVAFDDLSAVAQPALRHRIFLQFEAEADGMTADRLISEILEHTVKEPAKA; encoded by the coding sequence ATGATCGCCGAAGAACCGCGCATCGACGCCGCCAGGGTGACCGAACTGGCCCAATCCCTCGAGACCGAGCTGGCCCGTCTCATCGTGGGACAGCAGGCACTGCTTCGCGACACCGTCATCGCCCTAATCGCCAACGGCCATGTCCTGCTCGAAGGCGTGCCGGGTCTGGGCAAGACCGTACTCGTCCGATCGCTGGGCGAGGCGCTCTCGATGAGCTTTTCCCGCGTCCAGTTCACGCCGGACCTGATGCCCGCCGACATCGTGGGGACCAACGTCATCGGCGACGAGGCCGGCCGGCGGGAGTTCCACTACCAGGCCGGACCCATCTTCGCGAATCTCGTCTTGGCCGACGAGATCAACCGTGCCACGCCGAAGACGCAAAGCGCACTGCTGGAAGCGATGCAGGAACGCACCGTCACCGTCGGCACCCAGACCCGCCCGTTGCCGTCGCCGTTTTTCGTCCTCGCCACCCAAAACCCGATCGAGCTCGAAGGGACCTACCCGCTGCCTGAAGCGCAGCTGGATCGGTTTTTCTTCAAGGTCCTGGTGCCCTTCCCCAGCGAGCGCGACCTGCTCGAGATTGCGCGGCGTACCACCGGCGGGTCGACGCCGAAGCTTCGCCCGGTCGCCGATGCCGAAACCGTCCTTGCGGCACAACGGGTGGCACGCGAGGTGCCGATCGCCGAGCACGTGCTGTTGTATGCCGCCCGCCTGATCGGCGCAACCCACCCCGACCGTACCGAGCTCGACAGCGTGCGCCGCTACGTCCGCTGGGGCGCCAGCCCCCGCGGCCTGCAGACCATGGTGCTTGGCGCCAAGGTGCGGGCGCTGCTCGAGGGACGCTACAACGTCGCCTTCGACGACCTCAGCGCCGTCGCCCAGCCGGCGTTGCGACACCGGATCTTTCTGCAGTTCGAGGCCGAGGCCGACGGGATGACCGCGGACCGTCTCATCAGCGAGATCCTGGAGCACACCGTCAAGGAACCGGCGAAGGCCTAG
- a CDS encoding DUF58 domain-containing protein, with protein MTPAVLLEPALLRRLEGLALQVRRAVSGQMSGERRSRRRGQSVEFADFRNYTAGDDFRLIDWNAYARLDRFMLRLFVAEEELPLSLFVDLSGSMDWGKPNKAEAARQLAGAIAYVALAALDRVRLTVFADGPTSGGAPYRGRRAAAELFARLQSLPAGGVTNYQKLVWPIGRQRPGMSVLISDGLGETSMDPALMALQRAQQEGAVLQLLAPQELTPDWSGDARLKDAETGLEREFTATPLTQGSYLRALAQRTDDIERAARRRGLRFARLSTAEPIDEMVQITLRRLGLLG; from the coding sequence GTGACGCCGGCCGTCCTCCTGGAGCCCGCCCTGCTTCGCCGTCTCGAAGGCCTTGCGCTCCAGGTCCGGCGCGCCGTCAGCGGGCAAATGAGTGGCGAACGGCGCTCACGCCGCCGCGGCCAGTCTGTCGAATTCGCGGATTTTCGCAACTACACCGCCGGCGACGACTTTCGGCTGATCGATTGGAACGCGTATGCCCGACTCGACCGGTTCATGCTGCGCCTCTTCGTCGCTGAAGAAGAGTTGCCCCTGAGCCTATTCGTCGATCTCAGCGGGTCGATGGACTGGGGCAAACCGAACAAAGCCGAGGCGGCGAGGCAGCTGGCCGGTGCCATCGCCTACGTCGCCCTGGCGGCGTTGGACCGCGTGCGGCTGACGGTCTTTGCGGACGGCCCGACGTCCGGTGGAGCACCCTACCGCGGCCGGCGCGCCGCCGCGGAACTGTTCGCCCGGCTGCAATCGCTGCCGGCGGGCGGCGTCACGAACTATCAGAAGCTGGTCTGGCCGATTGGCCGGCAGCGGCCGGGCATGAGCGTGCTCATCAGCGACGGCCTCGGCGAGACGTCGATGGATCCGGCGCTGATGGCGTTGCAGCGCGCACAGCAGGAAGGCGCGGTCCTGCAGCTGCTTGCCCCACAGGAGCTGACGCCGGACTGGTCAGGCGATGCCCGCCTGAAGGACGCCGAGACCGGGCTGGAGCGGGAGTTTACCGCCACGCCGCTGACCCAGGGCAGCTACCTGCGTGCGCTGGCCCAGCGCACGGATGATATCGAGCGGGCCGCCCGTCGGCGGGGCCTGCGCTTCGCTCGCCTGTCGACGGCAGAACCCATCGACGAGATGGTGCAGATCACGCTGCGCCGCCTCGGGCTGCTCGGATGA
- a CDS encoding VWA domain-containing protein, with product MSFLAPAAAILALTLPAIVALYFLKIRRPTRIVPALHLWPDQIRDRQANVPWQRLRPSWLLFLQLLAAAVLVAAAVQPALPAGAALARHSIVLLDASASMQATDVAPSRLEEAKHQVNAIIDQLGPQDRMTVIAVGPAARIVASVTGDRDTLHRAVNAVPASNGAADLSAALALAAGLVRAGDDARAYLFADGIVQPLRASFAAGLPFPVEYHRVGVSGENVGLTSLTVRTSAQLRAAYLHVQNFGQQPRSVTVEWRADGHLLDVRPLTLAAAQAQDLVLPVPSDATSVSAHLAGNDIFALDDGATAVASTPRAFRVQLVTPGNVFLEQALRLRTDLQIDVIVPAAYRASAAYALTVFDRFSPPLLPDGPFVMVDPPSGSVLAGGQPIGVGRVRAVDAGDPLLANVDLQDVHVARSQDLSSSTFGRPLISSLQTPLVLVRDEPFRQVLVGFDLHESDLPLRIAFPILVQNLSEWLLPPSVPSHSFHPDEPVTIVPEAGATSVTVVRPDGSRRPIATASIATFGETDQTGLYTVEQVVAGKVDRSWFSVNLFSDPISQLKPPDRLTLPPTRTTVVQATHRGQLEIWPWIALAALAVVTAEWLAFHRGL from the coding sequence ATGAGCTTCCTCGCCCCGGCGGCCGCGATCCTGGCGCTGACGCTCCCGGCCATCGTCGCGTTGTATTTCTTAAAGATCCGGCGGCCGACGCGGATCGTGCCCGCGCTGCATCTGTGGCCCGATCAGATCCGCGACCGCCAGGCCAACGTCCCCTGGCAACGGCTTCGTCCCAGCTGGCTGCTATTTCTCCAGTTGCTCGCCGCCGCGGTCCTGGTGGCGGCGGCCGTCCAGCCGGCGCTCCCCGCCGGCGCCGCGCTGGCCCGCCACAGCATCGTGCTGCTCGACGCGTCGGCATCGATGCAGGCGACCGACGTCGCGCCGTCGCGCCTCGAGGAGGCGAAGCACCAGGTCAATGCCATCATCGACCAGCTCGGGCCACAGGACCGAATGACGGTGATCGCCGTCGGGCCCGCCGCCCGCATCGTCGCTTCTGTCACTGGCGACCGGGACACGCTGCATCGCGCGGTCAACGCCGTCCCGGCGAGCAATGGCGCGGCGGACTTATCAGCTGCTTTGGCGCTGGCCGCGGGCCTGGTCCGCGCGGGCGACGACGCCCGCGCCTACCTGTTCGCCGACGGCATCGTCCAGCCGCTGCGCGCGTCGTTCGCGGCCGGCCTGCCGTTTCCCGTCGAGTACCATCGGGTCGGCGTCTCGGGGGAAAACGTCGGGCTGACGTCGCTAACGGTCCGGACCAGCGCACAGTTGCGAGCCGCCTATCTGCACGTGCAGAACTTCGGTCAGCAGCCGCGCTCGGTCACCGTCGAGTGGCGGGCCGACGGCCACCTGCTCGATGTGCGGCCATTGACGCTCGCGGCCGCCCAGGCGCAGGACCTGGTCCTCCCAGTTCCGAGCGACGCGACGTCGGTCTCCGCGCACCTCGCCGGCAACGACATCTTCGCGCTCGACGACGGCGCGACCGCGGTCGCCAGCACGCCCCGCGCCTTCCGCGTCCAGCTGGTGACCCCAGGCAACGTCTTCCTCGAGCAGGCGCTCCGCCTGCGCACCGACCTCCAGATCGATGTCATCGTCCCGGCGGCCTACCGGGCGAGCGCCGCCTATGCTCTGACCGTTTTCGACCGCTTCTCGCCGCCGCTGCTGCCCGACGGCCCGTTCGTCATGGTCGATCCGCCGTCGGGGTCGGTGCTGGCCGGCGGGCAACCGATCGGCGTCGGGCGCGTCCGTGCCGTCGACGCCGGCGATCCCCTGCTGGCCAATGTCGACCTGCAGGACGTCCATGTCGCCCGCAGCCAGGACTTGAGCAGCTCGACATTCGGCCGGCCGCTGATCAGCAGCCTGCAGACGCCCCTGGTCCTCGTCCGCGACGAGCCGTTTCGTCAGGTGCTGGTCGGTTTCGATCTGCACGAGTCCGACCTCCCGCTGCGCATCGCGTTTCCGATCCTGGTCCAGAACCTGAGTGAGTGGCTGCTGCCCCCGAGCGTCCCCAGCCACAGCTTCCATCCGGACGAACCCGTCACCATCGTGCCCGAGGCGGGTGCAACGTCGGTGACCGTGGTCCGGCCGGACGGCAGCCGCCGGCCCATCGCGACCGCGTCCATTGCGACCTTCGGCGAAACCGACCAGACGGGCCTCTACACCGTCGAACAGGTCGTCGCCGGCAAGGTGGACCGCTCCTGGTTCAGCGTGAATTTGTTTTCTGATCCGATTTCGCAGCTCAAGCCACCCGACCGGCTGACGCTGCCGCCGACGAGGACGACCGTGGTGCAGGCGACCCATCGCGGCCAGCTCGAGATCTGGCCGTGGATCGCGCTCGCGGCGCTTGCCGTCGTGACGGCCGAATGGCTGGCCTTCCACCGTGGGCTTTGA
- a CDS encoding VWA domain-containing protein produces the protein MGFDVSRPLLLGAGVLALVIIVAIWRFFPPPLPPRRARISLGLRTLIVLLLTAALAGLQVQTTPAAQSLLVVADLSASVQSALDSEAATVRRILQQRQGDNRAGVLSFGRDPQVEVNVSKDPQFGEFQSQPNPHYTDIAAALQLGGSILPDDSRRHIVLISDGRANLGDAVGEARLLRAEGVRVDTVALPVPLGAEAYVDRLDAPRTLTQGQQADAQALIVSNTATPATVRWYLDRTLVNTVQLNLPVGETTVKQTVKPAEPGFHAVRIVIDPVRDTYAENNLGEALIQVVGPPRVLLVENTLGEAASLEAALHSTGIGTAVVTPDQLPRSAADLAAYQAVVLVNIPATSLGVDGMALLQASVRDLGTGLVVIGGTESYGPGGYAGTTLETALPVQIQLPLDMQKPPVAVVLVLESTESGQGDQILRGAAESVVDQLTPRDSVGVTDGGMGMVIPLAPLTDKAAVKRKIEALGLGDPMSYAPDLGAADQALTKTKAAIKHVILFGDGDTFDRNYQSAITAMYSRGITVSTVAIAANATDASAMQSMAGWGHGRFYQSNSLQDVPQIFLKETREALKPWIVEGQIAPQLASLADVIPGVPLDSFPTISGYVATTPRAAADIVLKSPQGDPLLATWQYGLGRVLAWTSDAQGRWTAGLLQWPSANRFFGDIVHASLPQAGDPALQIETRVQGDHTHLLVTAPTTSGATVTVNAVTPDLAGASLTLSPTGPGRFEGDLPTDQVGSYLLHVSESAGGVVRHTTTSGLVVPYSPEYRDLGTNVATLTAIAQAGGGVVLSDVSQAFRLPVPSVHAAQPISELLLVLAILLFPIDVALRRLIFRLEDMPAWRKALQRAPAPAVPAEATVTRLRERVEGVRAARAAQPRPPKKPPDDPTGELLSRRRRR, from the coding sequence GTGGGCTTTGATGTAAGCCGCCCCCTGCTGCTGGGGGCGGGCGTGCTGGCGCTGGTCATCATCGTCGCGATCTGGCGCTTCTTTCCGCCGCCATTACCGCCGCGGCGTGCGCGCATCTCGTTGGGGCTCCGCACCCTGATCGTGCTGCTGCTGACGGCCGCCCTCGCGGGCTTGCAGGTCCAGACGACGCCGGCGGCCCAATCGCTGCTGGTCGTGGCGGATCTTTCGGCAAGCGTGCAGAGCGCGTTGGACAGCGAAGCCGCCACCGTGCGACGCATCCTGCAACAGCGACAGGGCGACAACCGCGCCGGGGTCCTGAGCTTCGGTCGCGATCCTCAAGTGGAAGTGAACGTCAGTAAGGACCCGCAGTTCGGCGAGTTCCAGAGCCAACCCAACCCGCATTACACGGACATCGCCGCGGCGCTCCAACTCGGCGGATCGATCCTCCCGGATGACAGCCGGCGGCACATCGTGCTGATCAGCGATGGGCGCGCGAACCTCGGCGACGCGGTCGGCGAGGCGCGCCTGCTCCGTGCGGAGGGGGTTCGGGTCGATACCGTTGCGCTGCCGGTGCCACTCGGCGCCGAGGCCTACGTCGATCGCCTCGACGCGCCGCGTACCCTGACCCAGGGCCAGCAGGCCGATGCGCAGGCGCTGATCGTCAGCAACACGGCCACGCCGGCAACCGTCCGCTGGTACCTCGATCGCACGCTGGTCAACACGGTGCAGCTCAACCTCCCGGTGGGTGAGACGACGGTCAAACAGACCGTCAAGCCGGCCGAGCCCGGATTCCACGCCGTTCGAATCGTGATCGATCCGGTGCGCGATACGTACGCCGAGAACAATCTCGGCGAGGCGCTGATCCAGGTGGTCGGACCGCCACGCGTCCTGCTCGTCGAAAACACGCTGGGCGAGGCAGCCAGCCTCGAGGCGGCGCTGCATTCGACGGGGATCGGCACCGCGGTCGTCACCCCTGACCAGTTGCCCCGCTCGGCCGCGGACCTCGCCGCCTACCAGGCCGTGGTCCTCGTCAACATTCCGGCGACGAGCCTGGGCGTCGACGGCATGGCGCTCTTGCAGGCATCCGTCCGCGACCTTGGCACGGGCCTGGTCGTCATCGGCGGCACGGAGAGCTACGGTCCCGGCGGATATGCCGGCACGACGTTGGAAACGGCACTTCCGGTCCAGATCCAGCTCCCGCTGGACATGCAGAAACCGCCGGTGGCGGTCGTCCTCGTGTTGGAATCAACAGAGAGTGGCCAGGGTGACCAGATTCTGCGTGGGGCGGCCGAGTCCGTCGTCGACCAGCTCACCCCGCGCGACAGCGTCGGCGTCACCGACGGCGGGATGGGCATGGTCATCCCGCTCGCCCCGCTGACGGACAAGGCCGCGGTCAAGCGCAAGATCGAGGCGCTGGGCCTCGGCGACCCGATGAGCTACGCCCCCGACCTGGGCGCGGCCGACCAGGCGCTGACCAAGACGAAGGCGGCCATCAAGCACGTCATTCTCTTTGGCGATGGCGACACCTTCGACCGCAACTATCAATCCGCGATCACCGCGATGTACAGCCGCGGAATCACGGTGTCGACCGTCGCGATCGCGGCCAACGCGACCGATGCGTCCGCGATGCAGTCGATGGCCGGCTGGGGACACGGCCGCTTCTATCAGAGCAACAGCCTGCAAGACGTGCCGCAGATCTTCTTGAAAGAGACGCGCGAGGCCCTCAAGCCCTGGATCGTCGAAGGACAAATCGCGCCACAGCTCGCGTCGCTGGCGGACGTGATTCCCGGGGTACCCCTCGACAGTTTTCCGACGATATCGGGCTACGTAGCGACCACGCCGCGGGCCGCCGCGGACATCGTGCTGAAGAGTCCCCAGGGCGATCCCTTGCTGGCGACCTGGCAGTACGGCCTGGGCCGGGTGCTGGCCTGGACCAGCGATGCGCAAGGCCGGTGGACGGCGGGCCTGCTGCAATGGCCGTCCGCCAATCGCTTCTTCGGGGATATCGTCCATGCGAGCCTGCCGCAGGCCGGCGACCCCGCGCTGCAGATCGAGACCCGGGTCCAGGGCGACCACACGCACCTGCTGGTGACCGCGCCGACGACCTCCGGCGCCACGGTGACGGTCAACGCCGTCACGCCCGACCTCGCCGGTGCCAGCCTGACGCTGTCGCCCACCGGCCCAGGCCGCTTCGAGGGCGACCTGCCCACCGACCAGGTTGGCAGCTACCTGCTCCACGTGAGTGAGTCGGCCGGCGGCGTGGTTCGACACACGACGACGAGCGGGCTGGTGGTTCCCTATTCGCCCGAGTACCGAGACCTTGGCACCAACGTCGCTACGCTGACCGCGATCGCGCAGGCCGGGGGCGGCGTCGTGCTCTCGGACGTTTCGCAGGCATTCCGCCTCCCGGTACCGAGCGTGCATGCCGCCCAGCCGATCAGCGAGCTCCTGCTCGTGCTCGCGATCCTGCTCTTCCCGATCGACGTCGCCCTGCGGCGGCTCATCTTCCGGCTGGAAGACATGCCGGCCTGGCGCAAAGCGCTGCAGCGAGCGCCGGCGCCCGCCGTTCCCGCCGAGGCGACCGTGACACGGCTCCGGGAACGCGTCGAGGGCGTCCGCGCCGCCAGGGCGGCGCAACCCCGACCGCCCAAGAAACCCCCGGATGATCCCACCGGCGAGCTGCTGTCCCGCCGGCGCCGGCGTTGA
- a CDS encoding YggT family protein produces the protein MIQILIQILILLLIVRAIFSWFPQMLYTEAGRIVVMATEWYLAPLRRVIPPAGGLDLSFLVGIILLYALQAFIGTANIAVALLVIVRSALIFCIILVLIRVFFGFFQMDPWHPITQMVMQATEPFARPFRQWFPKRPREFDWAPIAAFVVLLAALVLVSTLASFFGIG, from the coding sequence TTGATCCAGATTCTGATCCAGATTCTGATCCTGCTCTTGATCGTGCGCGCGATCTTCTCCTGGTTCCCGCAGATGCTGTACACCGAGGCCGGGCGGATCGTCGTCATGGCCACCGAGTGGTACCTGGCGCCGCTTCGCCGGGTCATCCCCCCGGCCGGCGGGCTGGATCTCTCTTTCCTCGTCGGCATCATTCTGCTCTATGCCTTGCAGGCCTTCATCGGCACGGCGAACATCGCGGTCGCCCTGCTCGTCATCGTCCGCTCTGCCCTTATCTTCTGCATCATCCTGGTGCTGATCCGCGTGTTCTTCGGGTTCTTTCAGATGGATCCCTGGCATCCGATCACGCAGATGGTGATGCAGGCGACCGAGCCCTTTGCCCGGCCGTTCCGGCAGTGGTTTCCGAAACGCCCGCGCGAGTTCGATTGGGCGCCGATCGCGGCCTTCGTCGTTTTGCTGGCCGCCCTGGTCCTGGTCTCGACCCTGGCCAGCTTCTTCGGGATCGGCTAA
- a CDS encoding DNA polymerase III subunit alpha has protein sequence MSFVHLHTHSEFSLLDGASRISEMVRLAAETGMPAIALTDHGVLYGAVDLYLQAKAAGINPIIGQEAYVATRSRHQKEGRADRDPYHLILLVKDLTGYRNLIKLSSLAHLEGYYYKPRIDKALLAEHTEGLIALSSCLGGEVASRLLEGDEAGAEQAAFEYQRMFGDDYFLEIQDHGMEEQARVNEGLARLSQRTGIPLVATNDSHYTRRDDAEAHDILLCLQTGTVVSDQKRMRFHNDEFYLKTPAEMAERFRDFPEAVANTVTIAGRCHLELDTKPLLPRFEVPAGENAESYLRRLAEEGLKTRYPEMGQVVRDRFETELSVIQEMGYAPYFLIVSDFIAYARANGVAVGPGRGSAAGSIVCYGLGITTLDPLQHGLIFERFLNRERISMPDIDVDFDDRNRDRVIEYVGQKYGQDHVAQIITFGTMKARAVIRDVGRALDVPLREVDHLAKLVPPTLNMTLDKAIQMVPELAQAEKDPLYERLLRNARKLEGLVRHASTHAAGIVITPEPLQQYVPLQASITRGEKNGQEKRAVMTQYEMNAVQKIGLLKMDFLGLRNLSIIEDTLKNLEATRRLKLDLAQIPWDDPATFRLLQAGDTNGVFQLESAGLRRLLQDMRPTTFDDITAANALFRPGPLEGGLVDQYVKRKHGEEEIVYLLPQLEPILKETYGVIVYQEQVMNVARQLAGFSLGEADVLRGAMGKKKKEEMAKMRAKFIEGATNRGVGESKATEIFDLMAYFAGYGFPKAHSAAYAVISYQTAYLKANYPLEYLAALLNNEAGNYDKVAAAVLDCHARDIEVLPPDVNCSEAGFSVQDGKIRYGLAVIKNVGTHAIELLLNERRANGSFKSLLDLSVRVDPREMNKRVLESLIRSGATDSLGERGRLLASIDRVSDRAAQIISERESGQTNLFGMLPDADELDDPAAGLVSAMPPMPDEERLRGEKELLGLYLSDHPLRRIEQELHAKVDTYANQVTPDMEDYEVRIGGVIKAVRPIVTKTGKPMAFVQLEDLTATIEVIVFTRLFEESRALLLSDNIVIVRGKVDARSAAGEDEERGEVAKVIADEILAFDDAGHEFWVRNQVVHLDVPAEATADQMAALQEIIGRCAGPDRVVLHLQRADQIVDMDLGEKFRVQGGGLAGDRAQREIDALFSRPVWRLEVIRRRAPERQVNGGRQPRTLVGSASS, from the coding sequence ATGAGCTTCGTCCACCTTCACACGCACTCCGAATTCAGCTTGCTCGACGGCGCGAGCCGGATCTCGGAGATGGTCCGCCTCGCCGCGGAGACCGGAATGCCGGCGATCGCGCTCACTGATCACGGCGTGCTCTACGGTGCCGTCGATCTCTACCTGCAGGCCAAGGCAGCCGGCATCAACCCGATCATCGGCCAGGAGGCCTACGTCGCGACTCGCTCGCGCCACCAGAAGGAAGGTCGCGCCGACCGTGATCCTTATCACCTGATCCTGCTCGTCAAGGACCTGACCGGCTATCGAAACCTCATCAAGCTTTCCAGCCTGGCCCACCTCGAGGGGTATTACTACAAGCCCCGGATCGACAAAGCCCTCCTGGCCGAGCACACCGAGGGACTCATCGCGCTCTCGAGCTGCCTCGGCGGCGAGGTGGCCAGCCGGTTGCTCGAGGGTGACGAGGCAGGCGCGGAGCAGGCCGCCTTCGAATACCAGCGAATGTTCGGCGACGATTATTTCCTCGAGATCCAGGACCACGGCATGGAGGAGCAGGCCCGGGTCAACGAGGGGCTCGCCCGGTTGTCCCAGCGCACGGGGATCCCGCTGGTCGCAACCAATGACTCGCACTACACGCGACGGGACGACGCCGAGGCGCACGACATCCTCCTCTGCCTGCAGACGGGCACGGTCGTCTCGGATCAGAAACGTATGCGATTCCACAACGACGAGTTCTACCTCAAGACGCCCGCCGAGATGGCCGAGCGGTTCCGCGATTTCCCGGAGGCGGTGGCCAACACGGTGACGATCGCGGGGCGCTGCCATCTCGAGCTCGACACCAAGCCCCTGCTGCCTCGCTTCGAGGTCCCGGCCGGAGAGAATGCCGAAAGCTATCTGCGGCGGCTGGCGGAAGAAGGCCTCAAGACACGCTATCCCGAGATGGGCCAGGTCGTGCGTGATCGCTTCGAGACGGAGCTGTCCGTGATTCAGGAGATGGGCTACGCGCCCTACTTCCTCATCGTCAGCGACTTCATCGCTTACGCCCGGGCCAACGGTGTCGCGGTTGGACCCGGACGCGGATCGGCCGCGGGCAGCATCGTGTGTTACGGGCTTGGCATCACGACTCTCGATCCACTGCAGCACGGGCTGATCTTCGAGCGCTTCCTCAACCGCGAGCGGATCTCGATGCCCGATATCGACGTCGACTTTGACGACAGGAATCGCGATCGCGTCATCGAATACGTCGGCCAGAAGTATGGGCAGGATCACGTCGCCCAGATCATCACGTTCGGCACGATGAAGGCGCGCGCGGTCATTCGTGACGTGGGGCGTGCCCTTGACGTCCCGCTGCGCGAGGTCGACCACCTCGCGAAGTTGGTGCCGCCCACGCTCAACATGACGCTCGACAAGGCGATTCAGATGGTTCCAGAGCTGGCCCAGGCCGAGAAGGATCCGCTCTACGAGCGCCTGCTGAGGAACGCGCGGAAGCTCGAGGGCCTTGTCCGCCATGCCTCGACGCATGCGGCCGGCATCGTGATCACGCCGGAGCCGCTGCAGCAGTACGTGCCACTGCAAGCCAGCATCACCCGTGGCGAGAAGAACGGCCAGGAGAAACGGGCGGTGATGACGCAATACGAGATGAATGCCGTTCAGAAGATCGGGCTGCTGAAAATGGACTTCCTCGGGCTGCGCAACCTCTCGATCATCGAGGACACGCTGAAAAACCTGGAGGCGACACGACGGCTGAAACTGGACCTCGCACAGATCCCGTGGGATGATCCAGCGACCTTCCGGTTGCTGCAAGCCGGCGACACGAACGGTGTCTTCCAACTCGAGTCGGCCGGCCTCCGCCGCCTTCTGCAGGACATGCGACCGACTACCTTCGATGACATCACCGCCGCGAACGCACTCTTCCGCCCCGGACCGCTGGAGGGCGGCCTGGTCGACCAGTACGTGAAGCGCAAGCACGGCGAGGAGGAGATCGTCTACCTGCTACCGCAGCTCGAGCCGATTCTCAAAGAGACCTACGGCGTCATCGTCTACCAGGAGCAGGTCATGAACGTCGCCCGCCAGCTCGCCGGGTTCAGCCTGGGCGAGGCGGACGTGCTGCGCGGGGCAATGGGCAAGAAAAAGAAAGAAGAGATGGCGAAGATGCGCGCCAAGTTCATCGAGGGTGCGACCAACCGGGGGGTAGGCGAGTCGAAGGCCACCGAGATCTTCGACCTGATGGCCTACTTCGCCGGGTACGGTTTCCCGAAGGCGCACAGCGCCGCCTACGCGGTCATCTCGTACCAGACCGCGTATCTCAAGGCCAATTACCCCCTGGAGTACCTGGCGGCGCTGCTCAACAACGAAGCCGGCAACTACGACAAAGTCGCGGCCGCGGTCCTCGACTGCCACGCGCGGGACATCGAGGTTCTGCCGCCCGACGTCAACTGCTCCGAGGCCGGCTTCTCCGTCCAGGATGGAAAGATTCGCTACGGCCTGGCCGTGATCAAGAACGTGGGCACCCACGCGATCGAGCTGTTGCTCAACGAGCGGCGGGCGAACGGCTCCTTCAAGTCATTGCTTGATCTCTCCGTCCGCGTCGACCCGCGCGAAATGAACAAGCGTGTCCTCGAGAGCCTGATCCGCTCCGGCGCGACCGACAGCCTGGGTGAGCGTGGCCGTTTGCTGGCGAGCATCGATCGGGTCAGCGACCGCGCGGCACAGATCATCAGCGAACGGGAGAGCGGCCAGACGAACCTGTTCGGCATGCTACCCGACGCAGACGAGCTGGACGACCCGGCGGCCGGCCTGGTCTCGGCGATGCCGCCGATGCCCGACGAGGAGCGACTCAGGGGCGAGAAGGAGCTGCTCGGTCTGTATCTGTCGGATCATCCGTTGCGGCGCATCGAGCAGGAGCTGCACGCCAAGGTCGACACCTATGCCAACCAGGTCACGCCCGACATGGAGGACTACGAGGTGCGCATTGGCGGCGTCATCAAGGCGGTGCGGCCGATCGTGACCAAGACCGGGAAGCCGATGGCGTTCGTCCAGCTCGAGGACCTGACAGCCACGATTGAAGTCATCGTCTTCACCAGGCTGTTCGAGGAGAGCCGCGCGCTCTTACTTTCGGACAACATCGTGATTGTCCGCGGCAAGGTCGATGCGCGCAGCGCGGCCGGCGAGGACGAGGAGCGCGGCGAAGTCGCGAAAGTCATCGCGGACGAGATTCTCGCGTTTGATGACGCGGGTCACGAATTCTGGGTGCGCAACCAGGTCGTCCACCTCGATGTGCCGGCCGAGGCGACAGCGGATCAAATGGCGGCCCTCCAGGAGATCATCGGTCGTTGCGCCGGCCCGGACCGCGTCGTGCTGCACCTGCAACGCGCCGATCAGATCGTCGACATGGACCTCGGCGAAAAGTTCCGGGTGCAGGGTGGCGGGCTCGCCGGCGACCGTGCCCAACGCGAAATCGACGCGCTGTTTTCACGACCCGTCTGGCGTCTCGAGGTTATTCGGCGGCGCGCACCTGAGCGCCAGGTCAACGGCGGCCGGCAGCCGCGGACGCTCGTCGGCTCGGCGAGTTCTTAG